A genome region from Arthrobacter sp. V1I9 includes the following:
- a CDS encoding PTS mannitol transporter subunit IICBA, whose protein sequence is MATETVAKPRTSVRVGVQKFGTFLSGMIMPNIGAFIAWGLITALFIEKGWLPVPQLGGFGETNGVPNTGLVGPMITYLLPLLIGYTGGKMVYDVRGGVVGAIGTMGVIVGAGIPMFIGAMIMGPLGGWTMKKIDSIWDGKIRPGFEMLVNNFSAGIWGALLAMLGFYAIAPVVSAFSAGAGNVVQFLVNNGLLPLTSIFIEPAKVLFLNNAINHGVLTPLGVQQSLEQGKSILFLLEANPGPGLGILLAYMFFGRGAAKASAPGAAIIHFLGGIHEIYFPYVLMRPLLILAAIAGGMTGIATLAITNSGLVAPAAPGSIFAVLAQTSRDSYIGVILAVLLATAVSFLVASVIMKTTRHSDEGDLNAATSRMEQMKGKKSSVSSTLTGAGAAAGGGGVGVLAGPVRNIVFACDAGMGSSAMGASVLRNKIKAAGFPDVKVTNASIANLKDDYDVVVTHQDLTERAKPATSSAVHYSVDNFMSSPEYDEIVELVRDSNTEGSVATEGPDAGAGTPGGASASGPATGVAGAAAAGTAVGTSETEASATGTAEILARESVVLRGTATTRDAAIDEAGRLLLARGAVDEDYVRAMHEREQSVSTYMGSFLAIPHGTNAAKDHIRKSAVSVIRYPEGIDWNGKQVKFVVGVAGINNEHLHILSSIAKVFTNKEQVARLEAATSEDEVLELFGKVNA, encoded by the coding sequence ATGGCAACAGAGACAGTTGCGAAACCCCGCACCAGCGTGCGGGTTGGCGTCCAGAAATTCGGGACGTTCCTGTCCGGAATGATCATGCCCAACATCGGCGCGTTCATCGCCTGGGGGCTCATCACGGCTCTCTTCATTGAAAAGGGCTGGCTGCCTGTTCCGCAGCTGGGCGGGTTCGGCGAGACAAACGGTGTGCCGAACACAGGCCTTGTGGGGCCGATGATCACGTACCTGCTGCCCCTCCTGATCGGCTACACCGGCGGCAAGATGGTCTACGACGTCCGCGGCGGCGTGGTGGGCGCCATCGGCACCATGGGCGTGATTGTGGGTGCCGGCATCCCCATGTTCATCGGCGCCATGATCATGGGCCCGCTGGGCGGCTGGACCATGAAGAAGATCGATTCGATCTGGGACGGCAAGATCCGCCCCGGCTTCGAGATGCTGGTCAACAACTTCTCGGCAGGCATCTGGGGTGCACTGCTTGCCATGCTTGGCTTCTATGCGATCGCTCCGGTGGTCTCGGCGTTCAGCGCCGGTGCCGGCAATGTGGTCCAGTTCCTGGTCAACAACGGCCTGCTGCCGCTGACCAGCATTTTCATCGAACCTGCAAAGGTCCTCTTCCTCAACAATGCCATCAACCACGGCGTGCTGACCCCGCTGGGCGTCCAGCAGTCACTGGAGCAGGGTAAGTCGATCCTGTTCCTGCTTGAGGCCAACCCGGGCCCGGGCCTTGGCATCCTGCTGGCTTACATGTTCTTCGGCCGCGGCGCAGCCAAGGCGTCCGCCCCCGGTGCCGCCATCATCCACTTCCTGGGCGGCATCCACGAGATCTACTTCCCGTACGTGCTGATGCGCCCGCTGCTGATCCTGGCTGCCATCGCCGGCGGCATGACCGGCATCGCCACCCTGGCCATCACCAACTCCGGCCTGGTTGCACCGGCTGCCCCGGGTTCCATCTTCGCTGTGCTTGCCCAGACCTCACGTGACAGCTACATCGGCGTCATCCTCGCGGTCCTGCTGGCCACGGCGGTGTCCTTCCTGGTGGCCTCGGTCATCATGAAGACCACCCGCCACAGCGACGAGGGCGACCTGAACGCTGCCACCTCCAGGATGGAGCAGATGAAGGGCAAGAAGAGCTCCGTTTCGTCCACCCTCACCGGCGCAGGCGCCGCTGCCGGCGGCGGCGGGGTTGGTGTCCTGGCGGGACCGGTGCGGAACATTGTTTTCGCGTGCGACGCCGGCATGGGCTCGAGTGCCATGGGAGCCTCCGTGCTGCGCAACAAGATCAAGGCCGCCGGCTTCCCGGACGTCAAGGTCACCAACGCCTCCATCGCCAACCTCAAGGATGACTATGACGTTGTGGTCACCCATCAGGACCTGACCGAACGCGCCAAGCCGGCCACGTCCAGCGCGGTCCACTACTCCGTTGACAATTTCATGAGCAGTCCGGAATACGACGAGATCGTGGAGCTGGTCAGGGATAGCAACACCGAAGGTTCAGTGGCAACGGAAGGCCCGGACGCCGGTGCGGGAACGCCGGGCGGAGCCTCCGCCTCTGGACCTGCGACGGGCGTAGCCGGCGCAGCTGCCGCAGGCACCGCCGTCGGAACATCCGAAACCGAAGCGTCAGCAACTGGAACCGCCGAAATCCTGGCCCGGGAAAGCGTAGTGCTCCGCGGAACGGCCACTACCCGTGACGCCGCCATCGACGAAGCCGGCCGGCTGCTGCTGGCCCGCGGGGCCGTGGACGAGGATTACGTCCGGGCCATGCACGAGCGCGAGCAGTCAGTGTCCACGTACATGGGCAGCTTCCTGGCCATCCCGCACGGAACCAACGCGGCGAAGGACCACATCCGGAAGTCCGCAGTGTCCGTGATCCGCTATCCGGAAGGCATCGACTGGAACGGCAAGCAGGTCAAGTTCGTCGTGGGCGTCGCCGGCATCAACAACGAACACCTGCACATCCTGTCCTCCATCGCGAAGGTCTTCACCAACAAGGAACAGGTGGCCCGGCTGGAGGCCGCAACGTCCGAGGACGAGGTCCTGGAGCTCTTCGGAAAGGTCAACGCATAG
- a CDS encoding mannitol-1-phosphate 5-dehydrogenase: MKAVHFGAGNIGRGFVGLLLHNAGYEVVFADVAEELINQLATADSYAVHEVGENPAVRTVNNFRALNSNTQEEELIAEIATADIVTTAVGPHILKFVAPAIARGIVARGTGLAPLQVMACENAINATDILAKEVASQPGATAGVLDGKAVFANTAVDRIVPNQEAGQGLDVTVETFYEWVIDRTAFAGAAPEIPGATFVDELSPYIERKLFTVNTGHASAAYFGYEAGLEKISDAMADQDVAEDVRAVLEETKQLLVAKHGFSNDEQEAYVQKILVRFSNPYLPDTVNRVGRAPLRKLSRHERFIGPAAELAERGVVPEALLGAIAGALRFTDPADAEATELAGILASSSPEEATARITGLEPGHPLFNAVSTLVEERQAEVTRTSA, translated from the coding sequence GTGAAGGCAGTACATTTCGGCGCCGGAAACATTGGGCGGGGCTTCGTGGGCCTGCTCCTGCACAACGCAGGCTACGAGGTGGTGTTCGCCGACGTCGCCGAGGAGCTCATCAACCAGCTCGCCACAGCGGACAGCTACGCCGTACACGAAGTGGGGGAGAACCCCGCGGTGCGGACCGTGAACAACTTCCGGGCATTGAATTCCAACACGCAGGAGGAAGAGCTCATCGCGGAAATCGCGACGGCGGACATCGTCACCACCGCAGTGGGGCCGCACATCCTCAAGTTCGTGGCTCCGGCCATCGCCAGGGGCATCGTGGCCAGGGGGACCGGGCTGGCCCCGCTGCAGGTGATGGCCTGTGAGAATGCCATTAACGCCACGGACATCCTGGCCAAGGAGGTGGCCTCCCAGCCGGGTGCCACCGCCGGGGTGCTGGACGGCAAAGCGGTGTTCGCCAACACCGCCGTGGACCGCATCGTCCCCAACCAGGAAGCCGGCCAGGGCCTGGACGTCACGGTGGAGACGTTCTACGAATGGGTCATCGACCGCACCGCCTTTGCCGGTGCCGCCCCGGAAATTCCGGGCGCCACCTTTGTGGACGAGCTCTCGCCCTACATTGAGCGGAAGCTGTTCACCGTCAACACCGGCCACGCTTCGGCTGCCTACTTTGGATACGAGGCGGGTTTGGAGAAAATTTCCGACGCCATGGCGGACCAGGACGTTGCCGAGGACGTCCGGGCGGTGCTGGAGGAAACCAAGCAGCTCCTGGTGGCAAAACACGGTTTCAGCAATGACGAGCAGGAGGCCTACGTCCAGAAGATCCTGGTCCGGTTCTCCAACCCGTACCTGCCCGATACCGTGAACCGGGTGGGGCGTGCTCCGCTCCGCAAGCTGAGCCGGCACGAGCGGTTTATCGGACCGGCCGCGGAACTGGCCGAACGCGGTGTGGTGCCGGAGGCGCTCCTGGGCGCCATCGCCGGCGCCCTGCGGTTTACCGATCCTGCTGATGCCGAGGCAACAGAGCTGGCCGGCATCCTGGCGTCGTCCAGCCCGGAAGAGGCCACTGCCCGGATCACCGGCCTGGAGCCCGGGCACCCGCTTTTCAACGCCGTCTCCACACTTGTGGAGGAGCGGCAGGCGGAGGTCACCCGCACCTCCGCCTAA
- a CDS encoding siderophore ABC transporter substrate-binding protein: MKKKLSSFVGALAAGAALLTATACGGSATATPAEEAATITVEHAQGNTANVPVNPEKVFTFDLGVLDTLDALGVEPAGVPEAAYPEALSKYGDAKYTKIGSLKEPDFEAVSAGDPDLIIISGRTAGAYEELSKIAPTIDLSIDAKQPLDSFKAQTEKLGTIFDKSAEVEEKLAAVDTTIAETKAKAANAGKGMIVLTSGGEVTAYGAGSRFGIIHDVLGVPTAADVKVDGSHGEAISFEYIKQANPDILYVINRDTAVGTEASAANPILDNELVQSTNAAKNNKVINLDPAGWYIVGYGLNNVQAMVDAVADTVA, encoded by the coding sequence GTGAAGAAGAAGCTGTCGAGCTTTGTGGGGGCACTTGCGGCGGGAGCGGCACTTTTGACCGCCACCGCCTGCGGAGGAAGCGCGACGGCGACGCCCGCCGAGGAAGCGGCCACCATCACCGTGGAGCACGCCCAGGGCAACACCGCCAACGTCCCCGTCAACCCGGAGAAGGTTTTCACGTTCGATCTCGGCGTCCTGGACACCCTGGACGCACTTGGCGTCGAGCCCGCAGGTGTGCCGGAAGCCGCCTACCCTGAGGCGCTCAGCAAGTACGGCGACGCGAAGTACACCAAGATCGGTTCCCTGAAGGAGCCTGACTTTGAGGCTGTCAGCGCAGGTGACCCGGACCTCATCATCATCTCCGGCCGCACAGCCGGGGCCTATGAGGAACTGAGCAAGATCGCCCCCACCATCGACCTGTCCATTGATGCGAAACAGCCGCTGGACAGCTTCAAGGCCCAGACCGAAAAGCTCGGCACCATCTTCGACAAGTCAGCGGAAGTGGAAGAGAAGCTCGCCGCAGTGGACACCACCATCGCCGAGACCAAGGCCAAGGCTGCCAATGCCGGCAAGGGCATGATCGTCCTGACCTCCGGCGGCGAAGTGACCGCCTACGGCGCCGGCTCACGCTTCGGCATCATCCACGACGTCCTCGGCGTTCCCACCGCCGCCGACGTCAAGGTTGACGGCAGCCACGGTGAAGCAATCTCCTTCGAATACATCAAGCAGGCCAACCCGGACATCCTGTATGTGATCAACCGCGACACCGCGGTTGGCACCGAAGCCTCCGCCGCCAACCCGATCCTCGACAATGAACTCGTGCAGTCCACCAACGCCGCCAAGAACAACAAGGTCATCAACCTCGACCCCGCCGGCTGGTACATCGTGGGCTACGGCCTGAACAACGTCCAGGCCATGGTGGACGCCGTCGCCGACACCGTGGCCTGA
- a CDS encoding ABC transporter permease, producing MTATAVRPFAPATRSQARHSAGLAVAAAAILVLAAASMFVGVSDVSLPALLAGDPATVEVFWISRVPRTLAVLLAGMAVAVAGLIMQLMARNRFVEPSTVGTVESATLGILVVTVFAPQAPVLVKMLVASAFALLGTALFLAILRRLPARNTLLIPLVGIMLGGVIAAVTTFFAYRYDLLQTLSNWMIGDFSGVLRGRYELLWIVAVLMLLGLLAADRFTVAGMGQDFTTNLGLNYGRTMRLGLIIVSLISAVVVTTVGAVPFLGLVVPNIVSLIFGDNLRRAVPWTALFGAAFVLVCDSIGRTIRYPYEVPVGMVMSVLGAILFLALILRKRNA from the coding sequence ATGACCGCCACCGCCGTGCGCCCGTTTGCGCCGGCAACGCGCAGCCAGGCCCGCCACAGTGCAGGCCTGGCTGTGGCCGCAGCTGCGATCCTTGTCCTCGCGGCCGCCAGCATGTTTGTGGGCGTCAGCGACGTCTCGCTTCCGGCCCTCCTGGCGGGGGACCCGGCCACGGTGGAAGTCTTCTGGATATCCCGTGTTCCCCGGACCCTCGCCGTGCTGCTCGCCGGAATGGCGGTGGCCGTGGCCGGCCTGATCATGCAGCTCATGGCTCGGAACCGCTTCGTGGAGCCCTCCACGGTGGGGACGGTTGAATCCGCCACCCTGGGGATCCTGGTGGTCACGGTCTTCGCCCCGCAGGCGCCGGTGCTGGTGAAGATGCTCGTGGCCAGCGCCTTCGCGCTGCTGGGGACCGCGCTGTTTCTAGCCATCCTGCGGCGGCTGCCTGCCCGCAACACCCTGCTGATCCCGCTGGTGGGCATCATGCTGGGCGGCGTCATCGCCGCCGTCACCACGTTTTTCGCCTACCGCTACGACCTCCTGCAGACCCTGAGCAACTGGATGATCGGCGACTTCTCCGGGGTCCTGCGGGGCCGGTACGAGCTGCTCTGGATCGTCGCCGTCCTGATGCTGCTGGGACTGCTCGCTGCCGACCGGTTCACCGTTGCCGGCATGGGCCAGGACTTCACCACCAACCTGGGACTGAACTACGGCCGGACCATGCGGCTGGGACTGATCATCGTCTCGCTGATCTCGGCGGTGGTGGTCACCACTGTGGGGGCCGTTCCCTTCCTGGGCTTGGTGGTACCCAACATCGTGTCCCTCATCTTCGGCGACAACTTGCGCCGCGCCGTGCCCTGGACGGCCCTCTTCGGCGCCGCGTTCGTGCTGGTGTGCGACAGCATCGGCCGGACCATCCGCTACCCGTACGAGGTCCCCGTGGGAATGGTGATGTCAGTGCTGGGCGCCATTCTCTTCCTCGCCCTGATCCTGAGGAAGCGCAATGCCTGA
- a CDS encoding iron chelate uptake ABC transporter family permease subunit, whose amino-acid sequence MPQKLKAAIRNASPRLVLGVLLAATAAVVLFFLFYELKGNVGYILPRRAVKVAAMLLVAVAVGVSTLLFQTVTANRILTPSIMGFDSLYILVQTAMAFTLGAAAVVTAPPTLQFGVEVLLMVAFSALLYRWMFTGATRSLHLLLLVGVILGSLFRGLSSLLQRLMEPSEFIILQDLFFASFNNVDPALLGVSAVLVAVVCSLVWRARHTLDVLALGRDVAINVGVDHRKVVMRVLLGCSLLVAVSTALVGPVTFFGLLVVSLGYQLCRGFSHAWLLPIVVLIGAVALVGGQLLLEKVFGFGTALSVVIEFAGGILFLYLLLKGSLK is encoded by the coding sequence ATGCCGCAGAAGCTCAAAGCCGCCATCCGCAACGCCTCGCCCCGCCTGGTGCTGGGCGTCCTGCTCGCGGCCACAGCCGCCGTCGTACTCTTCTTCCTGTTCTATGAACTCAAGGGCAACGTGGGCTACATCCTGCCGCGCCGCGCCGTGAAGGTGGCCGCCATGCTCCTGGTGGCCGTTGCGGTGGGTGTGTCCACGCTGCTGTTCCAGACCGTCACCGCCAACCGAATACTCACGCCGTCCATCATGGGCTTCGATTCGCTGTACATCCTGGTGCAGACGGCCATGGCTTTCACGCTGGGGGCCGCCGCGGTGGTGACGGCCCCGCCTACGCTCCAGTTCGGTGTCGAAGTGCTGCTGATGGTGGCATTCAGCGCGCTGCTGTACCGCTGGATGTTCACGGGTGCCACCCGGTCCCTCCATCTGCTCCTGCTGGTGGGTGTCATCCTGGGGAGCCTGTTCCGCGGACTGTCCTCGCTGCTGCAGCGGCTGATGGAGCCGAGCGAGTTCATCATCCTCCAGGACCTGTTTTTTGCCAGTTTCAACAACGTGGACCCCGCGCTGCTGGGCGTCTCGGCGGTCCTGGTTGCCGTTGTTTGTTCCCTTGTGTGGCGGGCCCGGCACACGCTGGATGTCTTGGCATTGGGCCGGGATGTTGCCATCAACGTGGGCGTGGACCACCGCAAAGTGGTGATGCGCGTGCTGCTGGGGTGCTCGCTGCTGGTGGCGGTGTCCACCGCGCTGGTGGGGCCTGTGACGTTCTTCGGGCTGCTGGTGGTGAGCCTGGGCTACCAGCTGTGCCGCGGCTTCAGCCATGCCTGGCTGCTGCCCATCGTGGTGCTGATCGGCGCTGTCGCCCTGGTGGGTGGGCAGCTGCTGCTGGAGAAAGTGTTCGGCTTCGGCACGGCCCTGAGCGTGGTCATCGAATTCGCCGGCGGCATCCTGTTCCTTTACCTCCTCCTGAAAGGGTCCTTGAAATGA
- a CDS encoding ABC transporter ATP-binding protein, producing MIDVRNVSKSYSGQAVLDDVSCVIPQGGITSIIGPNGAGKSTLLSLISRLQPLEAGAVSVAGLDIASTDSRELAKTMAILRQENHLTMRLTVRDLVAFGRFPHSGGRPTVEDLAKVEEAIAHLDLTPMADKFVDELSGGQRQRAFIAMVLAQDTQYLLLDEPLNNLDMKHSVEMMRLLRRLADEFGKTIVLVVHDINFASCYSDTILAMKDGRLVHQGSPRQIMQQAMLRDVYDIDIRIEDIDGNRIGVYFA from the coding sequence ATGATCGACGTCCGGAACGTCTCCAAGAGCTACAGCGGCCAGGCAGTCCTCGACGACGTGAGCTGCGTGATCCCGCAGGGCGGCATCACCTCCATCATCGGTCCCAACGGGGCGGGAAAGTCCACTCTGCTCTCACTGATCAGCAGGCTCCAGCCGCTGGAGGCCGGCGCTGTCTCCGTGGCCGGGCTGGACATCGCCTCCACGGACAGCCGGGAACTGGCCAAGACCATGGCCATCCTGCGGCAGGAGAACCACCTGACCATGCGGCTGACCGTGCGGGACCTCGTGGCTTTTGGCCGCTTTCCCCACTCCGGCGGCCGGCCCACGGTGGAGGACCTGGCCAAGGTGGAGGAAGCCATCGCCCACCTGGACCTGACGCCCATGGCGGACAAATTCGTGGACGAGCTCTCCGGCGGCCAGCGCCAACGGGCGTTCATCGCCATGGTTCTGGCGCAGGACACCCAGTACCTGCTGCTGGATGAGCCGTTGAACAACCTGGACATGAAGCACTCGGTGGAGATGATGCGGCTCCTGCGCCGGCTGGCCGACGAGTTCGGGAAAACCATCGTCCTGGTGGTCCATGACATCAACTTCGCGTCCTGCTACTCGGACACCATCCTGGCCATGAAGGACGGGCGGCTGGTCCACCAGGGCAGCCCCCGGCAGATCATGCAGCAGGCAATGCTCCGCGACGTATATGACATCGACATCCGGATTGAAGACATCGACGGCAACCGGATCGGCGTCTACTTCGCCTGA
- a CDS encoding sugar porter family MFS transporter, which translates to MPTAQEQTTAQIPRRVIWLALAGAVGGFLFGFDSSVVNGAVDAMKDEFALSEAVTGFAVAIALLGCAAGAYLAGKVADRYGRIPAMKLGALLFLVSALGTGFAFSVWDLIFWRLVGGLGIGLASVIAPAYISEISPRKVRGRLASLQQLAITTGIFAALLSDALFATSAGGADQAFWLGIEAWRWMFLAAALPAVVYGWVAYTLPESPRFLVFLGKEDEAREVFDSIAPAEDTDRHIREIREAIEEDKLAGQKGSLRGKTFGLQAVVWVGIILSVLQQFVGINVIFYYSTTLWKAVGFQEKDSLTISVATSVTNILVTLVAIALVDRIGRRPILLAGSVGMAVSLAAMALAFSSAVGSGSEISLPGAWGPVALVAANVFVVSFGASWGPLVWVLLGEIFPSRIRARALGLAAAAQWVANFAITLSFPVMAAGSLPLTYAMYALFAAASFFFVMFKVPETNGMSLEQAETLFVAKGSKKD; encoded by the coding sequence ATGCCCACTGCCCAGGAGCAGACAACCGCCCAGATACCGCGGCGGGTGATCTGGCTGGCGCTTGCAGGTGCGGTGGGCGGGTTCCTGTTCGGTTTTGATTCGTCCGTGGTGAACGGCGCCGTGGATGCCATGAAGGACGAGTTCGCTTTGTCGGAGGCTGTCACTGGTTTCGCCGTGGCCATCGCCCTGCTGGGCTGCGCCGCCGGTGCGTACCTGGCCGGCAAGGTTGCCGACCGCTATGGCCGCATTCCCGCCATGAAGCTGGGTGCGCTGCTCTTCCTGGTCAGCGCCCTCGGCACCGGCTTCGCCTTCAGCGTCTGGGACCTGATTTTCTGGCGCCTGGTGGGCGGGCTGGGGATCGGCCTGGCCTCGGTGATTGCCCCGGCGTACATCTCAGAGATTTCGCCGCGCAAGGTCCGGGGCCGCCTCGCCTCGCTGCAGCAGCTTGCCATCACCACGGGCATCTTCGCCGCCCTGCTGTCTGACGCGCTGTTCGCCACCAGCGCCGGCGGCGCAGACCAGGCGTTCTGGCTGGGGATTGAGGCCTGGCGCTGGATGTTCCTGGCCGCCGCCCTGCCCGCAGTGGTGTACGGCTGGGTGGCCTACACCCTGCCCGAATCCCCGCGCTTCCTGGTGTTCCTGGGCAAGGAGGACGAAGCCCGCGAGGTCTTTGACTCGATCGCTCCTGCCGAGGACACAGACCGGCACATCCGCGAGATCCGTGAAGCGATCGAAGAGGACAAACTGGCCGGCCAGAAGGGTTCGCTGCGCGGCAAGACCTTCGGCCTGCAGGCGGTCGTATGGGTGGGCATCATCCTGTCCGTCCTGCAGCAGTTCGTGGGAATCAACGTGATCTTCTATTACTCCACCACGCTGTGGAAGGCGGTGGGCTTCCAGGAGAAGGACTCGCTCACCATCTCGGTGGCCACCTCCGTCACCAACATCCTGGTCACCCTTGTGGCCATCGCGCTGGTGGACCGCATCGGCCGCCGCCCCATCCTGCTGGCGGGTTCGGTGGGTATGGCCGTGTCTTTGGCTGCCATGGCCCTGGCGTTCTCCTCGGCTGTCGGCTCCGGCTCGGAGATTTCCCTGCCGGGAGCGTGGGGTCCGGTGGCACTGGTGGCGGCGAACGTTTTTGTGGTCAGCTTCGGCGCGTCCTGGGGTCCGCTGGTGTGGGTCCTCCTGGGTGAGATCTTCCCGTCCCGGATCCGCGCCCGCGCCCTTGGCCTGGCCGCCGCCGCGCAGTGGGTGGCGAACTTTGCCATCACGCTAAGCTTCCCGGTCATGGCCGCGGGTTCGTTGCCGCTGACGTACGCCATGTACGCGCTGTTCGCCGCAGCGTCGTTCTTCTTTGTGATGTTCAAGGTGCCGGAGACCAACGGCATGTCCCTGGAGCAGGCCGAGACGCTGTTTGTGGCCAAGGGCTCTAAGAAGGACTAG
- a CDS encoding MDR family MFS transporter, whose protein sequence is MSKPTAARAAGEALTQRQIVTVMVGLMLGMFLASLDQTIVSTSIYTIANDLDGLSLQAWATTAYLITSTVSTPLYGKLSDIFGRRPLYLTAIVIFLAGSLYAGSVHSITELAVARGVQGLGAGGLLALALTIIGDIVSLKDRSKYQGYFMSVFGVSSVLGPVVGGAFAGSANILGFEGWRWVFFINLPIGLAALTVVFLFLHLPAKHVKQKIDYWGAAAITLAIVPLLLVAEQGRSWGWASLNSFLCYGLGVVGIIWFLLAEKRAGDYALIPLRLFRNATFGLSSLLNFIIGIGMFGAIAMLPMYLQLVKGLTPTEAGLMMITFTIGILSGSITAGRTISSSGTYRIFPIMGTAILTAAAVAMGLSLGVDTGLWVPGLIAVFFGMGLGFCMQPLTLAMQVSVPRRDMGVGTSSAAFFRSMGGAVGTAVFISMLFSLAAGRIADTMKTALGNADYQAVLQDPAVAADPANAKLYEFFRNGASNESLNDTSWLHTANSTLTRPITEGFAYAIDTVMLTAAVLTGVAFLISFALPNKKLTDQKASTEDSAAAMAH, encoded by the coding sequence ATGTCCAAACCCACTGCCGCGCGCGCCGCTGGAGAAGCCCTGACGCAGCGCCAAATTGTCACCGTGATGGTGGGCCTGATGCTGGGCATGTTCCTGGCATCGCTAGACCAGACCATCGTGTCCACGTCCATCTACACCATCGCCAACGACCTGGACGGGCTCTCGCTCCAGGCTTGGGCCACCACCGCGTACCTCATTACCTCCACCGTCAGCACCCCGCTGTACGGCAAGCTGAGCGACATCTTTGGCCGCCGCCCGCTGTACTTGACCGCCATCGTGATCTTCCTGGCGGGATCCCTGTACGCAGGCTCTGTCCACTCCATAACCGAACTGGCTGTGGCCCGCGGCGTCCAGGGCCTGGGTGCCGGCGGCCTGCTGGCACTGGCCCTGACCATCATTGGCGACATCGTGTCCTTGAAGGACCGCTCCAAGTATCAGGGCTACTTCATGTCCGTGTTCGGCGTCTCCTCGGTACTGGGACCCGTGGTGGGCGGCGCGTTTGCCGGTTCCGCCAACATCCTCGGCTTCGAAGGCTGGCGCTGGGTGTTCTTTATCAACCTGCCCATCGGCCTGGCCGCGCTGACTGTGGTGTTCCTGTTCCTGCACCTGCCCGCCAAGCACGTGAAGCAGAAAATCGACTACTGGGGTGCGGCCGCCATCACCCTGGCCATTGTGCCGCTGCTGCTGGTGGCGGAACAGGGCCGCAGTTGGGGCTGGGCGTCCCTGAACTCCTTCCTCTGCTACGGCCTGGGCGTGGTCGGCATTATCTGGTTCCTGCTGGCCGAAAAGCGAGCCGGGGACTACGCACTGATCCCGCTTCGGCTGTTCCGGAACGCCACGTTTGGCCTGTCCTCGCTGCTGAACTTCATCATCGGCATCGGCATGTTCGGGGCCATCGCCATGCTCCCGATGTACCTGCAGCTGGTTAAGGGCCTCACCCCCACCGAGGCCGGCCTGATGATGATCACCTTCACCATCGGCATCCTCAGCGGCTCCATCACGGCCGGCCGCACCATTTCATCGTCCGGCACCTACCGCATCTTCCCCATCATGGGCACGGCCATCCTCACTGCCGCCGCCGTGGCGATGGGACTGTCCCTGGGCGTGGACACCGGCCTGTGGGTTCCGGGACTGATCGCGGTGTTTTTCGGCATGGGGCTGGGCTTCTGCATGCAGCCGCTCACCCTGGCCATGCAGGTGTCCGTGCCGCGCCGGGACATGGGCGTGGGCACCTCCTCCGCCGCGTTCTTCCGCTCCATGGGCGGCGCAGTAGGAACTGCCGTGTTCATCTCCATGCTGTTCAGCCTGGCCGCCGGCCGGATTGCAGACACCATGAAGACAGCACTGGGAAATGCCGACTACCAGGCGGTCCTTCAGGATCCCGCGGTGGCCGCGGACCCCGCCAACGCAAAGCTTTACGAGTTCTTCCGGAACGGGGCCTCCAACGAGTCCCTTAACGACACGAGCTGGCTCCACACCGCCAACAGCACGCTGACCCGCCCCATCACGGAGGGCTTCGCGTACGCGATCGACACCGTGATGCTCACCGCAGCCGTGCTCACCGGCGTCGCCTTCCTGATCAGCTTCGCGCTGCCGAACAAAAAGCTCACGGACCAGAAGGCATCCACCGAGGACAGCGCGGCGGCCATGGCCCACTGA
- the rraA gene encoding ribonuclease E activity regulator RraA, with the protein MNAASTPAINTADLYDERGDELASVALQFQSLGGRSQFSGRVRTIRCFQDNALVKSTLANPGSGNVLVVDGGGSLGTALMGDMIAESAVANGWAGVVINGAIRDREAIARLDLGVKALGSNPRKSAKAGAGEVDVDVEIDGVTIRTGVMIWCDPDGILVER; encoded by the coding sequence ATGAACGCTGCTTCTACCCCTGCCATCAACACGGCGGACCTCTACGACGAGCGCGGCGATGAGCTGGCATCCGTTGCGCTGCAGTTCCAGTCCCTGGGCGGCCGTTCCCAATTCAGTGGACGGGTACGAACTATCCGCTGCTTCCAGGACAACGCCCTGGTGAAGTCCACCCTGGCAAACCCGGGCAGCGGCAACGTCCTCGTGGTGGACGGCGGCGGCTCGCTGGGGACGGCTCTGATGGGTGACATGATCGCCGAAAGCGCCGTGGCGAACGGCTGGGCCGGCGTCGTCATCAACGGAGCGATCCGGGACCGCGAGGCGATTGCCCGGCTGGACCTCGGCGTGAAGGCACTGGGCAGCAACCCGCGCAAGAGTGCCAAGGCCGGCGCCGGCGAAGTTGACGTGGACGTGGAGATTGACGGCGTGACCATCCGGACCGGCGTGATGATCTGGTGCGACCCGGACGGGATCCTCGTGGAGCGCTGA